A section of the Engraulis encrasicolus isolate BLACKSEA-1 chromosome 8, IST_EnEncr_1.0, whole genome shotgun sequence genome encodes:
- the socs9 gene encoding LOW QUALITY PROTEIN: suppressor of cytokine signaling 9 (The sequence of the model RefSeq protein was modified relative to this genomic sequence to represent the inferred CDS: inserted 2 bases in 1 codon), producing MSLPKDVGERGKERDRGARPKVRQSRSEERRESGAGRKGGRGKKKGLPSQGVVTERPVSDGFEYGDQLGGILSREGGSSSPARERRRWPGLGSSSDRGVGGGVWSGQALSYGISLSELPTTQEVEAVKAGGVGSGSCSGSNSSRTLRQKIQDAVGQCFPIKSHNAGSSTHIFSPSSATVASCSSTTTSTASTSSSSSSLSATSRRKIHLSELMLDSCPFPADSELAQKWYLIKQHTAPISQPPLLLDSSCSSLGSFVELGAGASGGGPGTTGGGGGVVAGGATSGAVVEDEDDLLRERRRISIEQGVEPPPNAQIHTFEVTAEINPLYKLGPKLAHGMNELSGDERATLQQQQQQQQQQQQQLQQQQLLRQQQQQHQLLLQSCLDTLDEVANSSSSSPSTAASAMPSSISPSLASASLGAAAAAAAAGVSSSDLSPVSEASGRPLPSSTDVADPTMPAKPAASKERFRVHTQIDYIHCLVPDLLQITNLPCYWGVMDRYQAEALLEGKPEGTFLLRDSAQEDYLFSVSFRRYGRSLHARIEQWNHNFSFDVHDPSVFHAPTVTGLLEHYKDPNSCMFFEPLLSTPVHRTQPFSLQHVCRAVISNHTSYDGISALPIPNALKEHLKEYHYKQRVRVRRLDTXGGSREGGLEREGWVTPLTSGRVERVGGDG from the exons ATGTCTCTTCCCAAGGacgtgggggagagggggaaggagagggaccGCGGGGCCCGGCCCAAGGTGAGACAGAGCCGctcggaggagaggagggagtcgGGCGCTGGGCGGAAAGGCGGCCGGGGCAAGAAGAAGGGCCTGCCCTCGCAGGGCGTGGTCACGGAGCGTCCGGTCAGCGACGGGTTCGAGTACGGAGACCAGCTCGGAGGAATCCTGTCCAGAGAGGGTGGGTCGTCGTCCCCAGCCAGGGAGCGAAGGAGGTGGCCAGGCTTGGGGAGTAGCAGTGAccggggtgttggtggtggtgtgtggtcgGGACAGGCTTTGTCATACGGCATATCTCTCTCGGAACTGCCCACCACACAGGAGGTGGAAGCGGTGAAGGCTGGTGGGGTTGGCAGTGGCAGTTGCAGTGGCAGCAATAGCAGCCGCACCCTGCGGCAGAAGATCCAGGACGCTGTGGGCCAGTGCTTCCCCATCAAAAGCCACAATGCCGGCTCCTCCACACacatcttctccccctcctccgctactgtggcttcctgctcttccaccaccacctccaccgcctccacatcttcgtcctcctcctcgctctcggCCACGTCGCGCCGCAAGATCCACCTGAGCGAGCTGATGCTGGACAGCTGCCCGTTCCCGGCCGACTCGGAGCTGGCCCAGAAGTGGTACCTCATCAAGCAGCACACGGCGCCCATCTCCCAGCCTCCCCTGCTGCTggactcctcctgctcctctctgggCAGCTTTGTGGAGCTTGGCGCTGGTGCAAGTGGTGGCGGTCCTGGTACtaccggtggtggtggcggcgttgTCGCGGGCGGTGCCACATCCGGCGCCGTGGTGGAGGACGAGGACGACCTGCTCCGGGAGCGCCGGCGAATCAGCATCGAGCAAGGCGTGGAGCCACCACCCAACGCACAGATCCACACGTTTGAGGTGACGGCGGAGATCAACCCGCTGTACAAGCTGGGGCCCAAGCTGGCGCACGGCATGAATGAGCTGTCCGGTGACGAGAGGGCCaccttacaacaacaacaacaacaacaacagcagcagcagcagcagctgcagcaacagcagctcttgagacagcaacagcagcagcatcagttgcTCCTTCAGAGCTGCTTGGATACACTGGACGAAGTGGCcaactcctcttcttcctcacccTCCACTGCTGCTAGTGCCATGCCGTCTTCCATCTCCCCATCTTTGGCCTCAGCGAGCCTTggtgcagctgcagcagcagcagcagcaggagtgtcATCATCTGACCTCAGCCCCGTCTCCGAGGCATCTGGGCGCCCCTTGCCCAGCTCCACGGACGTCGCTGACCCGACAATGCCCGCGAAGCCTGCCGCCAGCAAGGAGCGCTTCCGTGTCCACACGCAGATCGACTACATCCACTGCCTGGTGCCGGACCTGCTGCAGATCACCAACTTGCCGTGCTACTGGGGCGTCATGGACCGCTACCAGGCGGAGGCGCTGCTGGAGGGCAAGCCGGAGGGGACCTTTCTCCTGCGGGACTCGGCCCAGGAGGACTACCTGTTCTCGGTTAGCTTCCGTCGCTACGGCCGGTCGCTGCACGCGCGCATCGAGCAGTGGAACCACAACTTCAGCTTCGACGTCCACGACCCCAGCGTCTTCCACGCGCCCACCGTCACTGGCCTGCTCGAGCACTACAAG GACCCCAACTCCTGCATGTTCTTTGAGCCGCTGCTGTCCACGCCGGTGCACCGCACGCAGCCCTTCAGCCTGCAGCACGTCTGCCGCGCCGTCATCAGCAACCACACCAGCTACGACGGCATCAGCGCCCTGCCCATCCCCAACGCCCTGAAGGAGCACCTCAAGGAGTACCACTACAAGCAGAGGGTGCGCGTGCGCCGCCTCGACAC TGGTGGGAGTAGAGAgggaggactggagagagaggggtgggtgacTCCTTTGACATCtggtagagtagagagagtgggtggggaTGGGTGA